A window of Panicum virgatum strain AP13 chromosome 8K, P.virgatum_v5, whole genome shotgun sequence contains these coding sequences:
- the LOC120645136 gene encoding laccase-15-like, with translation MASMEGRRRGLPNAAVTAMVLAIAIVFFFSAAAPLASAASVEHTFVVSQTKMTRLCKETLVTVVNGQLPGPTIEVREGDSVTVHVVNRSPYNITIHWHGVKQVRNCWADGVPMVTQCPIMPNKNFTYWFNVVGQEGTLWWHSHVPGLRATLHGAFIIRPRHGAASYPFPKPHREIPVIIGDWWEKDPAEVARNMTKSIFSSYASASTVNGLVGDLFNCSGVAKEGYVLDVEPGKTYLLRIINAGLFSEFYLKIAGHKFTVVAADANYVRPFTTEVIAIAPGETVDALLIADAHPGRYYMVGLPNQAPLPDTQTPEYATRGMVQYMVSQGPCSGTEVGCRGPSADVPIAPKMPDIHDTVTSFYFHSNLTSLQHHAHLLVQQRVDQRMFVVLGLGTICKQGHKFCKRGDSDEDILVATMNNVSFLPPTSKSLLEAHYYHTGRHGMTQDLPKMPPKLYNFTDEALIPFGPKEMRLEPTYKATLVRRFQQGAVVEIVFQSTAMLQGDSNPMHLHGHDMVVLAQGLGSYDPVKDGARYNYVNPPVKNTVLVPNLGWIAIRFVANNPGVWFMHCHYEFHLSMGMAAVFIVEDGPTMDTSLPPPPVNFPACGHGIDLMPKDFYLRTKKSET, from the exons ATGGCGAGCATGGAGGGCCGGAGGCGGGGCCTCCCCAACGCAGCCGTGACCGCCATGGTGCTGGCCATCGCCATTGTTTTCTTCTTCTCAGCCGCCGCACCACTGGCATCCGCGGCATCCGTCGAGCACACATTCGTC GTGAGCCAGACAAAGATGACGCGCCTGTGCAAGGAGACACTGGTCACTGTGGTGAATGGGCAGCTCCCAGGGCCGACGATTGAGGTCAGAGAAGGCGACTCGGTGACCGTTCATGTCGTCAACAGGTCACCGTACAACATTACGATCCACTG GCACGGAGTGAAGCAGGTTCGGAACTGTTGGGCTGATGGGGTGCCGATGGTCACCCAATGCCCTATCATGCCGAACAAAAATTTCACCTACTGGTTCAATGTTGTCGGGCAGGAAGGCACGCTATGGTGGCATTCTCACGTCCCTGGCCTACGGGCAACTCTCCATGGCGCATTCATCATCCGGCCAAGGCATGGCGCCGCGTCGTATCCATTTCCTAAGCCTCATAGGGAGATCCCAGTCATTATAG GGGACTGGTGGGAGAAAGACCCTGCTGAGGTGGCCAGGAACATGACCAAGAGCATCTTTTCGTCATATGCCAGTGCCTCCACAGTCAATGGCTTGGTAGGAGATCTGTTCAATTGCTCCG GTGTCGCTAAAGAAGGCTACGTTCTGGACGTGGAGCCTGGCAAGACCTACCTGCTGCGAATCATCAATGCTGGGCTCTTCTCTGAGTTCTATCTAAAGATCGCTGGGCACAAGTTCACTGTGGTTGCTGCCGATGCTAACTATGTCAGGCCCTTCACCACAGAGGTCATCGCAATCGCACCTGGCGAGACAGTGGATGCTCTGTTGATTGCTGATGCACACCCTGGAAGGTACTACATGGTCGGCCTGCCAAATCAGGCACCATTGCCTGACACCCAGACTCCGGAGTATGCCACAAGGGGGATGGTGCAGTATATGGTGAGCCAAGGCCCCTGCAGTGGCACAGAAGTAGGATGTCGGGGTCCATCAGCTGATGTGCCGATAGCGCCTAAGATGCCTGATATACATGACACAGTTACATCCTTCTACTTCCATAGCAACCTGACCAGCCTGCAGCACCATGCGCACCTTCTGGTCCAACAAAGAGTCGATCAGCGCATGTTCGTTGTGCTTGGCCTTGGCACCATCTGCAAGCAAGGCCACAAGTTCTGTAAGAGAGGCGACAGTGACGAGGACATCCTAGTGGCTACCATGAACAATGTCTCCTTCCTGCCCCCGACGTCGAAATCACTACTAGAAGCACACTACTATCACACCGGCCGCCATGGCATGACGCAAGACCTTCCAAAGATGCCACCAAAATTATACAATTTCACTGATGAAGCCTTAATCCCATTTGGACCCAAGGAGATGCGACTAGAGCCGACCTACAAGGCGACGTTGGTCCGGCGGTTCCAACAAGGTGCCGTGGTGGAGATAGTCTTCCAGAGCACTGCAATGCTACAGGGTGACTCCAATCCAATGCACCTACACGGGCACGACATGGTTGTGCTTGCGCAAGGGCTTGGCAGTTATGATCCGGTGAAGGATGGGGCCAGGTACAACTACGTGAATCCACCAGTGAAGAACACTGTGCTCGTTCCAAATCTTGGGTGGATTGCCATACGATTCGTTGCCAATAATCCAG GTGTATGGTTCATGCATTGTCATTATGAATTTCATTTGTCAATGGGCATGGCGGCTGTGTTCATTGTAGAGGATGGGCCAACAATGGATACATCTCTGCCTCCGCCGCCCGTGAATTTTCCTGCTTGTGGCCATGGCATCGATCTCATGCCAAAGGATTTCTACCTCCGTACTAAGAAAAGTGAAACCTAG